The Brassica oleracea var. oleracea cultivar TO1000 chromosome C6, BOL, whole genome shotgun sequence genome includes a region encoding these proteins:
- the LOC106297386 gene encoding LOW QUALITY PROTEIN: putative F-box protein At1g55070 (The sequence of the model RefSeq protein was modified relative to this genomic sequence to represent the inferred CDS: deleted 1 base in 1 codon), whose translation MFELWRTKESTLMSSLLILSKMSIKSMAKCRCVSKLWCSIIRGPYYKVLFPTTKPPDPPRFLFTLVEQGKLFFYTSKSKSNPDEVTSLVATLHHMMPIKDGRMKLLGPVNGLFCQKYLGDDSIVLVVSNPITGESFKVLSITWVCGGKDMKKEEDLSPQHQVLTLENGGKDLLWRNIDCCIKGQTEIGRKGQCIINGVLYYPPSVDNKKMIVCFDVRSERFELISWRSSNLINYKGKLGAVDDNDVDHFALWVLVEREWSKHVYEKSLPWRTLRTAYGHIVGVTDRGEVVFSPKYGVKSPFYIFYYNLESNSAVRVRVDGPGFECLKWNLLYTSSNYVEADIQFHFYALNAFSVVFF comes from the exons ATGTTCGAGCTCTGGAGGACAAAAGAGAGTACTTTGATGAGCTCCCTATTGATCTTGTCGAAGATGTCGATTAAGTCTATGGCAAAGTGTCGCTGCGTGTCCAAGCTCTGGTGTTCGATAATTCGCGGACCATATTACAAGGTGTTGTTCCCGACCACCAAACCTCCAGATCCACCGAGGTTCCTTTTCACCTTGGTCGAACAAGGAAAGTTGTTCTTCTACACCTCAAAATCCAAATCC AATCCAGACGAGGTTACATCTCTTGTAGCCACTCTTCATCATATGATGCCCATCAAAGATGGGAGGATGAAACTGCTTGGCCCTGTCAACGGATTGTTCTGTCAAAAATATCTAGGAGATGATTCTATAGTCTTGGTGGTTTCTAATCCCATCACAGGAGAGTCT TTCAAGGTCTTGTCTATAACATGGGTGTGTGGTGGAAAAGACATGAAGAAGGAGGAGGACTTGTCTCCTCAGCATCAAGTTCTCACGTTAGAGAATGGAGGTAAAGATCTCTTATGGAGAAACATAGACTGTTGCATTAAAGGTCAGACTGAAATTGGTCGTAAAGGGCAGTGCATCATCAATGGTGTTTTGTATTATCCACCAAGTGTGGACAACAAAAAAATGATCGTTTGCTTTGATGTTAGGTCTGAGAGATTTGAGTTGATCTCATGGAGATCATCTAATCTGATAAACTACAAGGGTAAACTAGGTGCGGTTGATGATAATGATGTTGACCACTTTGCGCTGTGGGTTTTAGTGGAACGCGAATGGTCAAAGCATGTCTATGAAAAGTCTCTTCCGTGGAGGACATTACGTACGGCTTATGGACATATAGTTGGAGTGACTGATAGAGGTGAAGTTGTATTCTCCCCAAAGTATGGAGTAAAATCTCCTTTCTACATCTTTTACTACAATCTGGAGAGCAACAGTGCCGTAAGAGTAAGAGTTGATGGTCCAGGATTTGAGTGTTTGAAATGGAATCTGTTATACACGTCTTCAAACTATGTAGAGGCTGAT ATACAGTTCCATTTCTACGCACTCAATGCTTTCTCAGTTGTGTTTTTCTAG
- the LOC106297387 gene encoding uncharacterized protein LOC106297387: MSSGEEMNRPGNSMAGLSNLQMRDLNDSMTNLLNTARRDRPRRRSRSDHDIQEEESEDEDDRSINRPRRGPRNQNQGDVNPFARNDRADNGLGGLKLKIPSFEGKNDPDAFLEWERKIELVFDCQNFNDLRKVRLAASEFSGYAINWYDQVVTHRRRAGERPVDTWAELTMIMRRRFVPDHYHRDLQHILRRLLQGTKSVEDYHQEMEILMIKADVNEPLDATMARFLTGLNRDIQDRMEHQEYDNMEQMLHKAILIEQQVKRKGISKPSFAPKPSFTSKAIKTNAPAHVYREKNEETSKRTRDIQCFRCHGLGHYANRCPNQKVMVLLENGEVESEDDKEDLGPVFDEDETLDYPAHGPLLVARKPLDDAYGPIFDKEVDSVIDEFCSTFLEDSGPIFDEDSLECPAHGPLLVTIRSLSVQPKINDKEQMENLFHSRCLISEKVCSLIIDGGSCTNVASDTLVKKLGLVTRPLSRPFRLEWLNESGEQYAKEQVTAPLTIGRYEDEVVCNVLPMDACHILLGRPWQFDKKAVHDGFTNRHSFDHKGKKITLVPLTPLEVHQDQVQLKNGRDQEPKKDKPETSTRNSNFFIKEGQVRKSLCSQKPFPLLVYKESLMVSSSSDFAPEIPSELLDVLQEYSDVFPDENPKGLPSVRGIEHQIDFVPGASLPNRPAYRTNPVETKELEKQIGELLEKGYIRESLCPCVVPVLLVPKKDGSWRMCVDCRTTNNITVKYRHPIPRLDDMLDELHGSRVFSKIDLKSGYHQIRMKEGDEWKTAFKTKLGLYEWLVMPFGLTNAPSNFMRLMNHVLRSFIGHFVVVYFDDILVYSKNLDEHQMHLKSVLEVLRKERLFANLGKCSFGTDHVVFLGFVVGADGLRVDEEKIKAIRDWPSPTTVGEVRSFHGLAGFYRRFVPNFSTIEAPLTEVIKKNVGFKWEQVQEEAFQILKGKLTQVPLLVLPDFSKAFEIECDASGVGIGAVLMQDRTTIAYFSEKLGGATLNYPTYDQELYALVRALQTWQHYLWPKEFIIHTDHQSLKHLKGQQKLNKRHARWVEFIETFPYVIKYKQGKENVVADALSRRYTLLSALETKLLGFEFIKDLYASDQDFKEVFRKCFKVAYGEYFQNSGFLFCDNRLCVPQCSLRELFLREAHGGGFMGHFGVKKTYKAVHDHFYWPSLMKGVERICGRCVVCKKSKSKASNHGLYSALPIPSHPWVDISMDFVFGLPRSKSGRDSIFVVVDRFSKMAHFIPCHKTDDAIQVADLFFREIVRLHGMPKTIVYDRDAKFLSYFWKTLWSKLGTRLMFSTTCHPQTDGQTEVVNQTLSALLRSLVKKNLRLWEECLPHVEFAYNHAMHSASKFSPFEVVYGFNPLCPLDLLPLPLSERVSTDGERKVTTIKKLHEQVRANIEAKTEIYKRYANQKRKEVIFKEGDLVWVHLRKERFPEERKSKLMPRVDGPFQILKKINGNAYQLDLQGKYDISSSFNVSDHSLFLVDDPDLWSNPFEEGGNDVPQSEDQSMESAQNEVQNVRNNATEVQPIDLTGQTDRAVYRLDPHTSGLELQHNPRPDDQINRTEARLSRPVRHAKSIGQAKTEVGRVESESDCGLSLVSHLGRADDRSDELIRHFDQFMNFEQPNLSKVRLLRLSGDIASNWPGTVHENHPSEHEDRTGCVLLLTAGRAVGCTESRQG, translated from the exons ATGAGTAGTGGAGAAGAAATGAACCGTCCCGGAAACTCTATGGCCGGCTTGTCTAACTTGCAAATGAGAGATTTGAATGATTCTATGACTAACTTGTTGAATACAG CCAGGCGCGATCGACCAAGGAGACGCAGCCGATCCGACCATGACATCCAAGAGGAGGAGTCCGAAGATGAGGACGACCGATCCATCAACCGGCCTAGGAGAGGACCTAGAAACCAAAACCAAGGTGATGTCAATCCATTTGCTAGAAATGATCGAGCTGATAATGGTTTGGGTGGATTGAAATTGAAAATTCCAAGTTTTGAGGGCAAGAATGACCCGGATGCTTTTCTAGAATGGGAAAGAAAAATTGAACTTGTTTTCGATTGTCAAAATTTTAATGATCTTAGAAAGGTTAGGCTTGCGGCTTCTGAATTCTCTGGCTATGCTATTAATTGGTATGATCAAGTTGTGACTCACAGGAGGAGAGCAGGTGAAAGACCAGTTGATACTTGGGCCGAGCTCACCATGATCATGAGGAGACGCTTTGTTCCTGATCACTATCACCGTGATCTCCAACACATATTGAGACGTTTACTGCAAGGAACCAAGTCAGTTGAGGACTATCACCAAGAGATGGAGATCCTCATGATCAAGGCAGATGTGAATGAACCCCTAGATGCCACCATGGCTAGGTTTCTCACCGGTCTCAACCGTGACATCCAAGATCGTATGGAGCATCAAGAGTACGACAACATGGAGCAGATGTTACACAAGGCTATTCTGATCGAACAGCAAGTCAAAAGAAAGGGCATCTCTAAACCGTCCTTTGCTCCCAAACCCTCTTTTACATCCAAAGCCATTAAGACTAATGCCCCTGCTCATGTTTATAGAGAAAAGAATGAGGAAACTTCAAAACGAACCCGAGACATTCAGTGCTTCAGATGTCATGGCCTTGGCCACTATGCTAATCGGTGTCCAAACCAAAAGGTGATGGTTCTTTTGGAGAACGGAGAAGTAGAATCCGAAGATGACAAGGAGGATCTTGGACCAGTCTTTGATGAAGATGAGACACTTGATTACCCAGCTCATGGCCCTCTCCTTGTTGCTAGAAAACCATTGGACGATGCCTATGGCCCCATTTTCGACAAAGAAGTCGATAGCGTGATTGACGAGTTCTGCTCGACCTTTCTAGAAGATTCTGGTCCGATCTTTGATGAGGACAGCCTTGAATGTCCGGCTCATGGTCCACTGTTGGTTACTATAAGATCCTTGAGTGTGCAACCAAAGATCAACGACAAAGAACAAATGGAGAATCTCTTTCATTCTAGATGTCTCATTTCAGAAAAAGTTTGTTCTTTGATCATAGATGGAGGTAGTTGCACTAATGTGGCCAGTGACACCCTTGTAAAGAAACTTGGGCTTGTTACTCGACCTCTTTCTCGTCCTTTCAGGTTGGAGTGGCTCAATGAATCTGGAGAACAGTACGCAAAGGAACAAGTGACCGCCCCCCTTACCATTGGCCGATATGAGGACGAGGTTGTTTGCAACGTTCTGCCCATGGATGCATGCCACATTCTTTTGGGCCGGCCTTGGCAATTTGATAAGAAGGCTGTGCATGATGGTTTTACAAACCGACACTCTTTTGATCACAAGGGAAAGAAAATCACTTTGGTTCCCTTAACTCCTTTGGAGGTTCATCAAGATCAAGTCCAACTTAAGAATGGTCGAGACCAGGAACCTAAGAAGGACAAGCCTGAAACGTCTACCAGAAACTCTAACTTCTTTATCAAAGAAGGTCAGGTCAGGAAGTCTCTTTGCTCTCAAAAGCCATTTCCTTTACTTGTGTATAAAGAATCTCTTATGGTTTCTTCTTCCTCTGACTTTGCACCGGAGATTCCGAGTGAACTTCTAGATGTTTTGCAGGAGTATTCTGATGTGTTTCCAGATGAGAATCCTAAAGGATTGCCATCAGTAAGAGGCATTGAGCATCAGATCGACTTCGTCCCGGGCGCGTCTCTACCTAACCGACCAGCATACCGCACCAATCCGGTCGAGACCAAGGAGCTTGAGAAACAAATTGGTGAACTACTTGAGAAAGGTTATATCAGAGAAAGCCTTTGCCCTTGTGTCGTGCCTGTCTTGCTCGTACCAAAGAAGGATGGCTCATGGAGGATGTGTGTGGATTGTCGGACCACTAATAACATCACGGTCAAGTATCGACATCCTATCCCTCGTCTTGACGATATGCTTGATGAACTTCATGGTTCTAGAGTCTTTTCTAAAATTGATTTGAAAAGTGGCTACCATCAGATTAGGATGAAAGAAGGTGATGAATGGAAAACCGCTTTTAAAACAAAACTAGGTTTGTATGAGTGGCTTGTTATGCCCTTTGGTCTCACAAATGCACCTAGTAATTTTATGCGTCTAATGAATCATGTCTTAAGGTCGTTCATTGGTCACTTTGTTGTTGTTTACTTTGATGATATTCTTGTTTACAGCAAAAACCTTGATGAACACCAAATGCATCTAAAATCCGTTCTTGAGGTCCTTAGGAAGGAACGCCTATTTGCTAACCTTGGAAAGTGTTCTTTTGGCACAGATCATGTGGTCTTTCTAGGTTTTGTTGTAGGTGCAGATGGACTTCGAGTGGACGAGGAAAAGATCAAGGCCATTCGAGACTGGCCGAGTCCAACTACCGTGGGCGAGGTGAGAAGCTTCCATGGCCTGGCCGGGTTCTATAGACGTTTTGTTCCGAACTTCAGTACCATAGAAGCCCCACTTACGGAGGTGATCAAGAAGAACGTTGGGTTCAAATGGGAACAAGTTCAAGAAGAGGCATTTCAAATTCTCAAAGGGAAGTTGACTCAAGTTCCTTTACTTGTACTTCCTGATTTTTCTAAAGCTTTTGAAATTGAATGTGATGCCTCCGGAGTTGGTATTGGTGCTGTGTTGATGCAGGACCGAACAACCATTGCCTATTTCAGTGAAAAGCTTGGAGGAGCTACGCTCAACTATCCTACCTATGACCAAGAGCTTTACGCATTGGTGAGGGCTCTTCAAACATGGCAGCACTATCTTTGGCCGAAGGAGTTCATCATCCATACCGACCACCAATCCCTGAAACACCTTAAGGGCCAGCAAAAGCTAAACAAGAGGCATGCTCGTTGGGTGGAGTTCATTGAGACGTTCCCTTATGTGATCAAATACAAGCAAGGTAAGGAGAATGTCGTGGCTGATGCCTTGTCTAGAAGGTATACTCTTCTCTCGGCCCTTGAAACAAAATTACTTGGTTTTGAGTTTATCAAAGATTTGTATGCATCTGATCAAGATTTCAAAGAGGTTTTTCGAAAATGTTTCAAGGTTGCTTATGGAGAGTATTTTCAAAACTCGGGATTCCTATTCTGTGATAACCGCTTGTGTGTGCCCCAATGTTCTTTGAGGGAATTATTTCTTAGGGAAGCTCATGGAGGAGGTTTTATGGGACACTTTGGTGTTAAGAAAACTTACAAGGCGGTTCATGATCACTTCTATTGGCCAAGCTTGATGAAAGGTGTGGAACGGATCTGTGGCCGATGTGTGGTGTGCAAGAAGTCTAAATCCAAAGCTTCAAATCACGGTTTGTATTCTGCACTTCCTATTCCTTCTCATCCTTGGGTAGACATTTCTATGGATTTCGTGTTTGGATTGCCAAGGTCTAAGTCTGGACGAGATTCAATCTTTGTTGTGGTAGACAGATTTTCGAAAATGGCTCATTTTATTCCTTGCCATAAAACTGATGATGCCATACAAGTTGCTGATCTGTTCTTTAGAGAAATTGTTAGATTACATGGAATGCCTAAGACCATTGTATATGATCGTGATGCTAAGTTCCTTAGTTATTTTTGGAAAACTTTATGGTCTAAGCTAGGAACGAGATTGATGTTTTCTACAACTTGTCATCCACAAACTGATGGTCAAACTGAAGTTGTTAATCAAACCTTGTCTGCTCTGCTTAGATCTTTGGTTAAAAAGAATCTTAGACTTTGGGAAGAATGCTTACCACATGTTGAATTTGCTTATAATCATGCAATGCATTCTGCTAGTAAATTTTCTCCTTTTGAAGTTGTTTATGGGTTTAATCCTTTGTGCCCACTTGATCTTTTACCTTTGCCTTTGAGTGAAAGAGTTAGTACTGATGGCGAAAGGAAGGTGACCACTATCAAGAAACTACATGAACAAGTTCGTGCAAACATTGAGGCCAAGACCGAGATCTATAAAAGATATGCCAATCAGAAAAGAAAGGAGGTTATTTTCAAAGAAGGTGATCTTGTTTGGGTTCACTTGAGAAAGGAGCGATTCCCGGAAGAAAGAAAGTCCAAACTTATGCCTCGGGTCGATGGTCCATTCCAGATCCTTAAAAAGATCAATGGCAATGCTTATCAACTTGATCTTCAAGGTAAGTATGACATTTCTTCGAGCTTTAACGTTTCTGATCATTCCCTGTTTCTTGTCGATGATCCAGATTTGTGGTCAAATCCTTTTGAAGAAGGAGGGAATGATGTGCCCCAGTCCGAGGATCAGTCCATGGAATCAGCTCAAAACGAGGTTCAGAATGTCCGGAACAATGCAACTGAGGTTCAGCCCATCGATCTGACAGGACAGACTGATCGGGCCGTGTACCGACTCGACCCGCACACGTCCGGATTGGAGCTTCAGCATAACCCGCGACCAGATGACCAAATCAACCGTACTGAAGCTCGCCTTTCCCGTCCTGTTCGCCATGCTAAGTCCATCGGTCAAGCCAAAACTGAAGTTGGTAGAGTAGAATCCGAATCCGACTGTGGCCTCTCTCTCGTAAGTCATTTAGGCCGGGCCGACGATCGTTCTGATGAACTGATCCGACACTTCGATCAGTTCATGAACTTTGAGCAGCCAAATCTTTCTAAGGTAAGACTCTTAAGGCTGTCTGGTGACATAGCCTCCAATTGGCCCGGAACAGTCCATGAGAATCACCCGTCCGAACATGAAGATCGTACCGGCTGTGTACTGCTTCTTACCGCGGGACGTGCTGTCGGATGCACTGAATCTAGACAAGGGTAG
- the LOC106300979 gene encoding glutamine-dependent NAD(+) synthetase-like → MRLLKVATCNLNQWAMEFECNMKNIKASISQAKAAGAVIRLGPELEVTGYGCEDHFLELDTVTHAWECLKELLLGDWTDGILCSIGMPVIRGAERYNCQVLCLNRRIIMIRPKLWLANDGNYRELRWFTAWKQRGELDEFHLPIDVSEALSQTSVPFGYGYIQFIDTAVAVEVCEELFSPVPPHAELALNGVEVFMNASGSHHQLRKLNIRLNAFMGATNARGGVYMYSNQQGCDGGRLYYDGCACIVVNGHVVAQGSQFSLKDVEVIISQVDLDAVASLRGSVSSFQEQASCKVKVSSVYVPYKLTQSFNLKMTLSSPKKIMYHSPQEEIAFGPACWLWDYLRRSGASGFLLPLSGGADSSSVAAIVGCMCQLVVKEIANGDEQVKTDAKRIGNYADGQFPTDSKEFAKRIFYTVFMGSENSSKETKMRAKQLADEIGAWHLDVCIDGVVSAVLSLFQTVTGKRPRYKVDGGSNAENLGLQNIQARMRMVLAFMLASLLPWVHSKSGFYLVLGSSNVDEGLRGYLTKYDCSSADINPIGSISKQDLRLFLRWAATNLGYQSLADIEAAPPTAELEPIRSDYTQLDEVDMGMTYEELSVYGRMRKIFRCGPVSMFKNLCYKWGTKLSPAEVAEKVKYFFKYYSINRHKMTVLTPSYHAESYSPEDNRFDLRQFLYNSKWPYQFKKIDEIVDGLNGDSVAFPEEEEEATSSQEFGVVAANSGDPSAGL, encoded by the exons ATGAGGCTGTTGAAGGTCGCCACGTGTAACTTGAATCAATGGGCCATGGAATTCGAATGCAACATGAAGAACATCAAGGCTTCGATTTCCCAGGCAAAGGCTGCCGGTGCTGTCATCAGGCTTGGACCCGAGCTCGAGGTCACTGGATATGGCTGCGAGGATCACTTCTTGGAGCTTGACACCGTCACTCACGC GTGGGAGTGTTTGAAGGAGTTGCTGCTTGGTGATTGGACAGATGGAATCTTGTGTAGCATAGGAATGCCTGTGATCAGAGGAGCAGAGCGGTATAACTGTCAGGTTCTCTGTTTGAACAGAAGAATCATCATGATTCGACCAAAACTGTGGCTCGCAAACGATGGGAACTATAGGGAGCTGAGGTGGTTCACTGCTTGGAAGCAGAGAGGAGAGCTCGATGAGTTTCACCTCCCTATTGACGTTTCAGAGGCCTTGTCACAGACATCAGTCCCTTTTGGTTATGGTTACATCCAGTTTATCGACAC AGCTGTTGCAGTCGAAGTCTGCGAGGAGCTGTTTAGTCCAGTCCCTCCTCATGCTGAGCTTGCGTTGAACGGTGTGGAGGTATTTATGAATGCAAGTGGGAGTCATCACCAACTAAGAAAGCTAAATATTCGCTTGAACGCTTTCATGGGAGCTACTAACGCTCGTGGTGGGGTTTATATGTACAGTAATCAACAGGGATGCGATGGTGGCCGCTTATACTACG ATGGATGTGCATGCATTGTTGTAAACGGGCATGTTGTAGCTCAAGGCTCACAGTTTTCATTGAAGGACGTTGAGGTCATTATTTCCCAAGTGGATCTAGATGCG GTTGCTAGTCTTCGGGGATCTGTAAGCAGTTTTCAGGAACAGGCAAGCTGCAAGGTTAAAGTATCTTCAGTATATGTGCCCTATAAGCTGACACAGTCCTTCAACCTGAAAATGACACTAAGCAGTCCGAAGAAG ATCATGTACCACTCTCCACAAGAAGAAATAGCCTTTGGTCCTGCGTGCTGGCTATGGGACTATCTGAGAAGAAGTGGAGCTTCAGGGTTTTTGCTTCCCCTTTCTGGTGGAGCAGACAGCTCGTCTGTGGCGGCTATTGTCGGGTGCATGTGCCAACTTGTTGTCAAAG AGATTGCGAATGGAGATGAGCAAGTGAAAACTGATGCGAAACGAATTGGGAACTATGCTGATGGACAGTTTCCTACTGATAGCAAAGAGTTTGCCAAGCGTATATTTTACACTGTCTTTATGGGGTCCGAAAACAG TTCCAAGGAGACAAAAATGCGTGCAAAGCAGCTGGCAGATGAGATCGGTGCGTGGCATCTTGATGTTTGTATAGATGGCGTTGTCTCTGCGGTTCTATCTTTATTTCAAACGGTTACAGGCAAGCGGCCTCGCTATAAG GTTGATGGAGGATCAAATGCCGAGAACCTTGGATTGCAGAACATACAAGCACGGATGAGAATGGTGTTAGCGTTTATGTTAGCGTCTCTCTTGCCTTGGGTTCATAGCAAGTCAGGATTTTACCTTGTTCTAGGCAGCTCCAACGTTGATGAAGGACTTCGTGGTTACCTGACTAAG TATGATTGTAGCTCAGCAGACATAAACCCAATAGGAAGTATCAGTAAACAGGATCTGAGGTTGTTCTTAAGATGGGCTGCAACGAATCTCGGTTATCAATCTTTGGCAGATATAGAAGCTGCTCCGCCAACAGCTGAGCTTGAGCCCATTCGTTCTGACTATACTCAG CTTGATGAAGTCGACATGGGAATGACATATGAAGAGCTTTCAGTCTATGGAAGAATGAGGAAAATATTCCGGTGTGGTCCAGTTTCCATGTTCAAG AATCTATGTTACAAGTGGGGAACAAAGCTAAGCCCAGCAGAAGTAGCTGAGAAAGTGAAATACTTCTTCAAATATTATTCGATTAATCGACACAAGATGACTGTCCTTACACCATCCTACCACGCTGAG AGTTACTCTCCAGAAGACAACAGGTTTGATCTGAGGCAGTTTCTGTACAACAGCAAGTGGCCATACCAGTTCAAAAAGATTGATGAGATTGTTGATGGCTTAAATGGCGACTCGGTTGCGTTCCCGGAAGAAGAAGAAGAAGCAACCTCCAGCCAAGAATTTGGGGTCGTAGCAGCAAATTCTGGTGATCCAAGCGCAGGTCTCTGA
- the LOC106297388 gene encoding uncharacterized protein LOC106297388 has protein sequence MRQLNVVIADDQSLAFVSDKNASIAKALAKVYPHSHHGICIHHLLNNVVTYFKGKGVAGLVAKASKAYRVADFKKMFTAIFVISPEIGKYLIEADVSKWARCQFPGYRYDVRTTNPAESINSALRSPREFPVIHLLDSIREMMTRWFFKRRTLSFKHTQPLTIAVEKKIDRRIEKGKKFQVSLIGDDRFLVQGDTFECLVDLVRRTCSCGKFDLMKIQCRHAIKAAFSVGKQALTLIDDMYTTASWRSVYEETINPISVPEDSWIVPSHVKQAKVLPPESRRGASRRKKRRYEKVEDKIRSSQGTQRSKRRKCSRCGMVGHNRSTCDRAI, from the coding sequence ATGAGACAACTTAATGTTGTCATTGCTGATGATCAGAGTTTAGCTTTTGTGTCTGATAAGAACGCCTCCATTGCTAAAGCTCTTGCGAAAGTGTATCCGCATTCTCATCATGGAATTTGCATTCACCACTTGTTGAACAATGTTGTAACATATTTCAAGGGTAAAGGTGTCGCTGGTTTGGTTGCAAAAGCTTCTAAAGCTTATCGAGTAGCTGACTTTAAGAAGATGTTCACTGCTATTTTCGTAATTAGTCCTGAAATTGGAAAATATCTAATAGAAGCTGATGTGAGTAAGTGGGCTCGTTGTCAATTTCCGGGTTACAGGTATGATGTTAGGACCACTAACCCTGCTGAATCGATAAATTCTGCTTTGCGTTCACCAAGAGAGTTTCCAGTTATACATTTGTTGGACAGCATAAGGGAAATGATGACTCGTTGGTTTTTCAAGCGTAGAACTTTAAGTTTTAAGCACACGCAGCCACTGACCATTGCGGTGGAGAAGAAGATTGACCGAAGGATTGAGAAGGGTAAGAAGTTTCAAGTTTCCCTAATTGGCGATGACAGGTTTTTGGTTCAAGGTGACACTTTTGAATGTTTGGTTGACTTGGTCAGACGCACATGTTCATGTGGGAAATTCGATTTGATGAAAATCCAATGCAGGCACGCCATAAAAGCAGCTTTCAGTGTAGGCAAACAAGCACTCACACTTATTGACGACATGTATACCACTGCTTCATGGAGATCGGTCTATGAGGAAACCATAAATCCTATTAGTGTTCCGGAAGATTCATGGATTGTCCCATCTCACGTAAAGCAAGCGAAAGTACTTCCTCCAGAGAGTAGAAGAGGTGCAAGTAGGAGAAAGAAACGCAGATACGAGAAAGTTGAAGACAAGATCCGTTCGTCACAAGGAACTCAACGCTCTAAACGTCGCAAATGCAGTCGATGTGGTATGGTTGGTCACAATAGGTCAACATGTGATAGAGCAATATAG